In Rodentibacter haemolyticus, the DNA window AAGTAATTGACTTCATATTTATTAATTTCATTTTTGAGGAAAAGAAATAAGCTCTTCTCTAGAGCATATTTCAAAATCTAAAATTTTAGTCTGAAATCCCTTGAATTCCACAATGATAGAGTGCCCTTGTACACCAATCACTAAGCCTAGCCCAAACTTTTTATGTATTATTTTTTCCCCTATGAGATAGCTATTTGGATTAAATGTATCTGTTTTTAATTGAAGTTTAGGTTTAGCTGCTTTCTTTATTTCAGTATTCACTTGAATATCAATTTTTTCAGAATAATAATCACAATGAGCAGAGCTAAAACATCTTATTCTTCGTAAACAGCAATATTTATTATCAAAATGCTTACAACGTCTTTGATGGCGGCGTAGATCATCTGGGGATTTAGAAAGATAACTTATATGCCAAGGTGAACCAACTAATTTATTAATCTTTCCCATAAATATTTTGCTCCTAATTTCTGACTCTATTATTCTATCTATCTAACTAAGTCTCACCATGAGTAATCAGCCCTCGATTAAAAGCGAGACGTGTTGCAGATTTAGAGCCTAAAAGTTCAGTTTCTCCTTCTTCTTTCAAAATATCCTGCATAAGTTTCCAAGCAAGCTCATGGCAAATTTCAAAGCTTTGGATTATGCCTTTTTTAATGACTTCAATCTCAGTATTACCGTATTGTGTAACTTCATTAGATAAATAGGTTACTGATTTTTGATAATTTTGAAAACGTTGTTTCCAACGAACTTCTTGCAACACAGTCCCCCTTTGAAATATTTTATTAATCTGAATTTATTTTACTTCGTAGAATGGCGAATCCTCATTTTTCTTCGTAAATTTTTGTTCATATTCGGCTTTGGCTTGTTCATCACCT includes these proteins:
- a CDS encoding nucleotidyltransferase substrate binding protein; this encodes MLQEVRWKQRFQNYQKSVTYLSNEVTQYGNTEIEVIKKGIIQSFEICHELAWKLMQDILKEEGETELLGSKSATRLAFNRGLITHGET